From one Streptomyces sp. CA-210063 genomic stretch:
- a CDS encoding ADP-ribosylglycohydrolase family protein: MPSIACIPSVPAPGDATDLRERARGAMLGLAVGDALGAPAENLKPSEIRARWGRITGYVAENPSGTDDTEYAIFSGLLLARHGSALTVAHVETAWHQWIADLDEGPFRGAGFSERGTLENLRRGLAAPISAQHRHAWSDGLAMRAAPFGVFAAGRPAEAARLVAIDGSVSHDGEGIYGGQAVAAGVAAAMAGAPTIAVVASALAVVPDDSWTARSLRRAVAVAHRGERAVRSAVVIGGYPWTDLAPEAVALAFGAYAAADGDFTESVLTAVNMGRDADTTAAVAGALAGATRGASSIPPEWTAAIGPARGSCLPSMAGHHVLDVAELLVPGEGGKWGTNTDPLHREEWPPPDPSAFTLAADNKTETPS; this comes from the coding sequence ATGCCTTCCATCGCCTGCATTCCCTCGGTCCCGGCGCCGGGGGATGCCACCGATCTGCGCGAACGAGCGCGCGGCGCCATGCTCGGGCTCGCCGTCGGGGACGCGCTGGGGGCGCCCGCCGAGAACTTGAAGCCCTCCGAGATCCGCGCACGCTGGGGGCGCATCACGGGGTACGTGGCCGAGAACCCCTCGGGCACGGACGACACCGAGTACGCCATCTTCTCCGGGCTGCTGCTGGCCCGGCACGGCTCGGCACTCACCGTCGCCCATGTGGAGACGGCCTGGCACCAGTGGATCGCCGACCTGGACGAGGGCCCGTTCCGGGGCGCCGGCTTCAGCGAACGCGGCACCCTGGAGAACCTCCGCCGGGGGCTGGCCGCCCCGATCTCCGCCCAGCACCGGCACGCCTGGAGCGACGGCCTGGCCATGCGCGCCGCGCCCTTCGGCGTGTTCGCGGCCGGCCGCCCGGCGGAGGCCGCCCGCCTGGTCGCCATCGACGGCTCGGTGAGCCACGACGGCGAGGGCATCTACGGCGGCCAGGCGGTCGCCGCCGGCGTGGCGGCGGCGATGGCGGGCGCCCCCACGATCGCGGTCGTGGCCTCCGCCCTGGCCGTCGTCCCCGACGACTCCTGGACCGCCCGCTCCCTGCGCCGCGCGGTGGCCGTCGCCCACCGCGGTGAACGCGCGGTCCGCTCCGCGGTCGTCATCGGCGGCTACCCCTGGACCGATCTCGCCCCCGAAGCCGTGGCCCTCGCCTTCGGTGCCTACGCGGCGGCCGACGGCGACTTCACCGAGTCCGTCCTCACGGCCGTCAACATGGGCCGCGACGCCGACACCACCGCCGCCGTCGCCGGCGCCCTGGCCGGCGCGACCCGGGGCGCGTCCTCGATCCCACCCGAGTGGACCGCCGCGATCGGCCCGGCGAGAGGCAGCTGCCTGCCGTCGATGGCGGGCCACCACGTCCTGGACGTGGCAGAGCTCCTCGTACCGGGCGAGGGCGGCAAATGGGGCACCAACACGGATCCCCTGCACCGCGAAGAGTGGCCCCCACCGGATCCGAGCGCCTTCACCCTGGCCGCGGACAACAAAACGGAGACCCCCTCATGA
- a CDS encoding ADP-ribosylglycohydrolase family protein produces MAEPVVAEPVEAGPAVADGEDAPQGPPAPDDESRTGGAGGKTKAEGEAEATARTPRRIEGLLLGLAAGDAAGWPAARHRAARMPEWTRRLTRELDTFAEQNATTTLPVPIALNQPPEPLRLGPSDDAEWAAFAAEAVLRAGDAGALGDLSLERRTRASIDLSWNAVASEIAAAAERAPEVESAVLPLRARISVRAGLGNLATGLRPPATGHDNPHYFDDAACVRACVLAVAHPGDPQRAADLAEFDARYTQDGDGVHGARAMAAALALALVGADVDDCTAAALAELPAETEIGRNARHALDLAHRHRKEGTFALVPLLEHQIVDHVYSYGIAAAETVPVALALATAARGRIAEAVPAAACLSRVADSAPALAGALTGAIGGGTAIPDAWRDACRTLSGCALPRLTGTDLVHLAELLAATELAVPGG; encoded by the coding sequence GTGGCGGAGCCGGTCGTCGCCGAGCCGGTCGAAGCCGGACCCGCGGTCGCCGACGGTGAGGACGCCCCACAGGGGCCACCCGCACCCGACGATGAAAGTCGCACGGGCGGTGCGGGTGGGAAGACGAAGGCCGAAGGCGAAGCCGAGGCCACGGCCCGCACCCCCCGCCGTATCGAAGGCCTCCTCCTCGGCCTCGCCGCAGGCGACGCCGCCGGCTGGCCGGCCGCCCGCCACCGAGCCGCCCGTATGCCGGAGTGGACACGACGGCTCACCCGCGAGCTGGACACCTTCGCCGAGCAGAACGCGACGACCACGCTCCCGGTCCCCATCGCACTCAACCAGCCCCCCGAGCCCCTCCGCCTGGGCCCCTCCGACGACGCGGAATGGGCGGCCTTCGCAGCGGAAGCCGTCCTGCGCGCCGGAGACGCCGGCGCCCTCGGCGACCTGAGCCTGGAGCGCCGCACCCGCGCCTCGATCGACCTCTCCTGGAACGCCGTGGCCAGCGAGATCGCCGCCGCCGCCGAACGCGCCCCCGAGGTCGAGTCCGCCGTACTCCCCCTGCGCGCCCGCATCTCCGTACGCGCCGGCCTCGGCAACCTCGCCACCGGCCTGCGCCCACCCGCCACCGGCCACGACAACCCGCACTACTTCGACGACGCGGCCTGCGTACGCGCCTGCGTACTGGCCGTCGCCCACCCGGGCGACCCCCAACGCGCCGCCGACCTCGCCGAGTTCGACGCCCGCTACACCCAGGACGGCGACGGCGTACACGGCGCCCGCGCGATGGCCGCCGCGCTCGCGCTGGCGCTCGTCGGCGCGGACGTCGACGACTGCACGGCGGCCGCCCTCGCCGAACTCCCCGCGGAGACGGAGATCGGCCGCAACGCCCGCCACGCCCTGGACCTCGCCCACCGGCACAGAAAAGAAGGAACATTCGCTCTGGTCCCGCTCCTGGAGCACCAGATCGTCGACCACGTCTACAGCTACGGCATCGCCGCCGCCGAGACCGTCCCCGTGGCCCTCGCCCTCGCCACCGCCGCCCGCGGCCGGATCGCCGAGGCCGTCCCCGCCGCGGCCTGCCTCTCCCGCGTCGCCGACTCCGCCCCGGCCCTCGCCGGCGCCCTGACCGGCGCGATCGGCGGCGGCACCGCCATCCCCGACGCCTGGCGGGACGCCTGCCGCACTCTCTCCGGCTGTGCCCTCCCCCGCCTCACCGGCACCGATCTCGTACACCTCGCCGAACTTCTCGCAGCCACGGAACTCGCCGTCCCAGGAGGATGA
- a CDS encoding VIT1/CCC1 transporter family protein — MAIIDTEAALHAAHRDNHTHRDVNGGWLRPAVFGAMDGLVSNLALMTGVAGGAAGREAVVVAGLAGLAAGAFSMAAGEYTSVASQRELVEAELDVERRELRKHPKDEEQELAALYESRGVDPGLARQVARQLSRDPEQALEIHAREELGIDPGDLPSPTVAAVSSFGSFALGALLPVLPYLLGAGALWPAVLVALAGLFGCGAVVARVTARTWWFSGLRQLALGGAAAGVTYALGSLFGAAV, encoded by the coding sequence ATGGCGATCATCGACACCGAAGCCGCACTGCATGCGGCGCACCGTGACAACCACACCCACCGGGACGTGAACGGCGGTTGGCTGCGGCCGGCCGTCTTCGGTGCGATGGACGGGCTCGTGTCCAATCTGGCGCTGATGACCGGCGTCGCGGGCGGGGCGGCCGGCCGGGAGGCGGTCGTCGTCGCCGGGCTCGCGGGACTCGCCGCCGGGGCCTTCTCCATGGCGGCCGGCGAGTACACCTCGGTCGCCTCGCAGCGCGAACTCGTCGAGGCCGAACTCGACGTCGAGCGGCGGGAGTTGCGCAAGCACCCCAAGGACGAGGAGCAGGAGCTGGCCGCGCTCTACGAGAGTCGTGGGGTCGATCCGGGGCTCGCCCGGCAGGTCGCGAGACAGCTGTCGCGCGATCCCGAGCAGGCCCTGGAGATCCACGCGCGCGAGGAGCTGGGCATCGACCCCGGCGACCTTCCCTCGCCCACCGTCGCCGCCGTGTCGAGCTTCGGCTCCTTCGCGCTGGGCGCCCTGCTGCCCGTACTGCCGTATCTGCTCGGCGCGGGCGCGCTGTGGCCGGCCGTGCTGGTGGCGCTCGCCGGGCTCTTCGGATGCGGTGCGGTGGTGGCCAGGGTGACGGCCAGAACCTGGTGGTTCAGCGGGCTGCGGCAGCTGGCCCTCGGGGGTGCCGCAGCGGGTGTGACGTACGCCCTGGGCAGTCTGTTCGGAGCGGCCGTATGA